The sequence below is a genomic window from Anaerohalosphaeraceae bacterium.
TACAATGAAATGTCAGCGGCTGGTCCTGAATGGCGGTTTCCTGCTGGTCGCAGACAAACGACTCAATGACCAAATCCGGCCGGGCCGGTGTAATTCGGAACGGCTGGTCGCTTAAGTCATATGGGTCGCCGTCGGAGGCATCCTGAATGCGGATGCGGCAGTTGTCGCCGGGGGTATTCGGCACCGTCCACAGGAACGAGCCGGTATTGGCCGCCGAGACCGCAATCGGCGGGTCCACCCAGTGGCTGCCGCCGTCCAGCGAGTAATCAATCCGCACAAACGGAATGGTGCCCCAGGAGTTCCAGGTGATTTCCCGCACCGCGCCTGCCGGCCAGCCCTCCCCCCCATTGGGCTGTGTGACGGTAATCGAATAGAGGAAGAAGCTGTTCAGCACAGTAGCCGTGTTCGAATAGTCGGAATATCCCTGACTGTTAAAGGCACGCACCCGGAACTTGTAGTAATAGTTAAACAGCAGAATCTCATTCATTTGATAGGACATCACGTTGGCGCCGACACTGTCCAGAACCGTCCAGCCCGAAGGTTCGGCGGAATAGCGGGACCATTTTTTGTATTCAATCTCAAAACCGCTTTCATTGGCGGCGTTGTCTTTCCACTGCAGATGAATCTGCGGGGAGGTGATGGCCGCTGTCAGATTGGACGGGGCCAGGGGCAGCTGGGCTGTATTGATTTCCATCTTCTGGCAGTAATTGGCGCGGGCCGCCCGTTCATCATTCCAGGCGACAACGGCTCCGAAAGGCGATGGGCCGTCTTTGGCAAAGAGGATTTTCGGATACTTCTGATGGGCGCCCGGGTTGGACGGATACACATCATCGTCAATCACCCAGCTGGACCACATCAGCCCTCCGGCCGCATTGACCCGGCAGGCCCGAATGTTGTAACTTAAGCCCCAGTAATCCTGCCAGGCGGCAATCATCCCGCCCGTCGTGTCGGCACAAACCACAGGATTTCGCTGCGTGCCGGGAGTCAGGTTGTTGATGCGGATGCCGTACAGCGTCCACCGGATATTGCCGTCACGGTCGATGTGCTGGGCGTAAATATCACTGTTGCCGCCCATGGACGGCTCGTTCCGCCAATCCGTCCAGACCGCATAGGCCCCTTCCGCTCCGTTGCTGCAAACGTCGGAGCTGATGCCGTACGTCCAGGCGCTTCCGCCCACCGCCGACGCGGAGACCAGCTCCAGACCGCCTGCGGCCCAAAGCACCGTACCGGCATAATTGACCCGCTGAATCCGTACATTGTCGTTTGTGTTCCAGCAGACAATTGCTCCGCCCTGTCCGTCAGCGGCGGCATGAATAGCCGTAGTTGTGCTTGTGGTGTTTCCTATCGTCACGTCGGCTCCCCACAGGGGTACGACGGAACTGCCGCTGACGGCTGCTCGTCGAGCGACAACCTGCAGGCCGTTCAGCCCGGCGACAATTACGCCGCCTGCTCCGTCGGAGACGGCATCGCCCGGCTTAAAACCCAGGTTCAGCCCGTCTACGCCGCCTGTCAGGACTCCGCTGCTGTTAAAATGCACCAGACGGTAAACCGCACTGCACTGCAGAGCGGCATAGGCCCCGCCGGCTCCGTCGCCAACCAAAATCGGCTTGGGCTGGCTGGAAGCTCCGTCCATATACGAACTGGTCAGGATCGTCGCGGTGGCCCATAGTTTTGTCCCCATCTGATTGACCCGCTGGGCCTTGTAAACCCAGGTCTTCATCGGGGTGTCACTGATTTTCTCCACCCAGGCGACAATCGCTCCGCCGGCGCCGTCGGATATCACATCCGGATTCTGATTGTCCAGCCCGGACGA
It includes:
- a CDS encoding CARDB domain-containing protein, translating into MSAKYTFPAFILLYVVAPLFAADGDKLWYSGGVPITVNGTTASRFDIATDQDGGIYFAWEADVGYQVLLQRIDYTGQTSGGFPIPGPAWFSDVVLSSGLDNQNPDVISDGAGGAIVAWVEKISDTPMKTWVYKAQRVNQMGTKLWATATILTSSYMDGASSQPKPILVGDGAGGAYAALQCSAVYRLVHFNSSGVLTGGVDGLNLGFKPGDAVSDGAGGVIVAGLNGLQVVARRAAVSGSSVVPLWGADVTIGNTTSTTTAIHAAADGQGGAIVCWNTNDNVRIQRVNYAGTVLWAAGGLELVSASAVGGSAWTYGISSDVCSNGAEGAYAVWTDWRNEPSMGGNSDIYAQHIDRDGNIRWTLYGIRINNLTPGTQRNPVVCADTTGGMIAAWQDYWGLSYNIRACRVNAAGGLMWSSWVIDDDVYPSNPGAHQKYPKILFAKDGPSPFGAVVAWNDERAARANYCQKMEINTAQLPLAPSNLTAAITSPQIHLQWKDNAANESGFEIEYKKWSRYSAEPSGWTVLDSVGANVMSYQMNEILLFNYYYKFRVRAFNSQGYSDYSNTATVLNSFFLYSITVTQPNGGEGWPAGAVREITWNSWGTIPFVRIDYSLDGGSHWVDPPIAVSAANTGSFLWTVPNTPGDNCRIRIQDASDGDPYDLSDQPFRITPARPDLVIESFVCDQQETAIQDQPLTFHCTVRNIGSQNAGNFYLDFYPNRSSPPAVNQSGALYAYVPALAVNETYTWNFTYTYSIPGVQSIYLQADTDRQVLEADENNNIRGPHSLTVYEFERKEETYNAQGWFGGDDRPDWTPRNVGCGQSIVLPRSAQVAYAGFQFTDRFDYFYNPTGTGHAVTLVLDVRAADGTIIKTVTKDVPASFNGGWVFFPVNMDLWGQKTYIFTSYVLDGHLNNLSSSIAARTDNPWPDSQGYSLSSSAAPYDMKTWSLWSPTTWDYNFRIAGFYTDLSPSDFVRDYRVNLEDFARLAQRWLRADCTPPGWCGLTDLDYSGGVDLTDVEMWTDDWLWEGYGALGRAEIAAMDAQLSASPIYGSDGSQFWPGTYFAYITNSGRYGKFIVEKYEPESNHRLTIGWTTYNADGTIYSTGTGLVVRGTYTCDLDVGLEGGSGEDWHWAMHTSTTRLLIPSNGARFKLMYRAPGP